Proteins from a single region of Oncorhynchus tshawytscha isolate Ot180627B linkage group LG03, Otsh_v2.0, whole genome shotgun sequence:
- the il11a gene encoding interleukin-11, with the protein MKLLVDSSSSLLLSLLLAQLPLFTSAVPAPYRRPNVLHELDRLANQTKNLRQITADLLKEHAFETDPEQHRFKSLPLMNNRASDINSLEMRPTLSQLHADLKSFEHHFAWLSRASRKHHHPALPKLGQMMSLIKSLTSMLEHQMMRVDAQRLSPPSPSMPPPPPSQFDVLQSSQELLLQFRLFCDWAQRVFSVLSTKSKMSAVQ; encoded by the exons ATGAAAT TGCTTGtcgactcctcctcctctctgttgctCTCGCTGCTATTGGCCCAGCTTCCTTTATTTACGTCTGCCGTCCCCGCCCCCTACCGGAGGCCGAACGTCTTGCACGAACTGGATAGATTGGCCAATCAGACGAAGAATCTGAGGCAGATCACAGCAGATCTATTG AAGGAACATGCGTTCGAGACAGACCCAGAACAGCATAGATTTAAGTCCCTGCCACTAATGAACAACAGGGCCAGTGACATCAACTCCCTTGAG atGAGACCCACTCTCTCTCAGCTCCACGCGGACTTGAAGTCGTTTGAGCACCATTTTGCCTGGTTGAGCAGAGCGTCAAGGAAACACCACCACCCTGCTCTCCCTAAACTGGGACAGATGATGTCACTCATCAAGTCTCTCACCAGCATGCTAGAGCATCAG ATGATGAGAGTTGATGCTCagcgtctctctcctccctctccctcgatgccgcctcctcccccctcccagtTTGATGTGTTACAGTCTTCCCAGGAGCTGCTACTACAGTTCAGACTCTTCTGTGATTGGGCCCAACGAGTGTTCTCAGTGCTCAGTACAAAGTCCAAAATGTCTGCAGTACAATGA